gacgaacctcgttcgcGAGTCGAAGTGCCAAACGGCGCAGCAGCCCGGCGACCCGGTGCTTTCGGCGGCGCCCGAACCCCGGCAGCCTACGCCTCCGAGGAGCTTCAGGCGATGGGGCTACTGCGACGCGGCGCAAGCGAGAAGTCGACTCGAGTGCCGCGCTCGAACGCCGCAGCGCTCGCCAGTGTCAACCGAGAGACCTCAGCCCAGCTGCTGGGCACGACCTCAGCTGGCCGCGAAGTTGAGTCCGCTCAACCCGACGCGATGCGGCGCCAAGTCGTCCCCTCGCAAGTTGGGATCGCCGAGAAACTTCGCTATCGTCAGCGCGGCGGCGATCAAGAAAAGACTGCGTCGCAGTTGGTCCTACCGCGAAGCGATCGCCGGCGACGCGCCGGCCGACGAGCAGCAAGACGTGCAGGCGCCCCCCAAGCGGTTGAAGACGGATTCGCTAGATTCGCCCGCGGAAGCAGCAGCGACGAACACGCGACCCGTGCTGTCGAAGCGGCCATGCAGAGTGCAACACGGAAAACCGTTCGCGATACCAACGCCACCCGCGATAACTCCTTCGTCGACGCCGCGTAGCATCTTATCTTCGCAGCCGCAGCAGGTTGCTCGAAGCGCGATAACTTCACACACGGCGTCGCCCACAGCGGGCCGTTGCGTAAGCTGTCCTGGAACCTTGGCTACACCTAGCGCGAGAACTCCTACAGCCCCACACGCGACGTGGACTCTCTCTCCACTTTGTCATAATGGGCAAGGCGGGATAATTACACCAACTGTCTCACCCTACCACCAACACCTTCAAGTGATCAAGCCACTTTCGCCGCCAGTGGTGTCGCAGGGCACGCAGACGTCGCCGAAGAGGCTGCGGCGAAGGTCATCGCTCAAGCGTGCCTTCGAGCGATTGCTCAGCAGTGGCAAGGAAAACGAGGCAAACGCATCGCAGCAGTCTGCGTCAAAGAACGCGAAAGCGAAGGTCAAGAGACGACCGTCTCTCGTGGAGTCTCTTCTGTTCAGGCGTAGCAGCAACGATAATGACACCCAAAGCAAGCCCGGTAGGCGTTCTACCGACTATGCGGGAGCATCAAAAAACATTGTTGGGTCGAGTCCACGTAGGAACAAACCTCGCCGAGCACACAGCCTGCAATTGAAGGCACCAGAGTTTGACCCATGGGGATAGATACTGCTTGATCATCCCAGCAATCTCGTACAGTGGACATACTACCACGGCTGCTGCTGAATGTATTGCAGCTGAATGTATTGCTGAATGTATTGCAGCTCTCCGTGCCAACCCAAAGGTTGGCACGGAGAGCTGTTGAGTAGTTTTTTCTTAATGGTTACTCATTTCTGTACATCACTGGCAGTTAGATTTTCTGACATGTGCTTGGGCTTTATAATGCAGGGCCACAATCAAGCACAGCATTTCATGCATTAAATGTTTGTCATACTGTAGGCCAAGTAAGAAATGGCTAAATGTGATATGTCATAAGTGTGATGACATATAATTGTCATCACTGTGCCTTAaagctttttattttttctttgcaaAAATTACAATCAAAAGAAGTTGGTATTAAAACTGAAACGGCACTCAATAATGATAAATTGAAGTTGTATTTGTGTGCCAGCAAGACATAGTGATAGGCTATCTTCGAGAACTATTTTGTTACAGCTGCGTTTGACAAAGTGTGCAATAGTGTGTCTGGTTGTACTTCTTTCTTGAAATGGGGTGAATTCTAAGTTGCTTTAGCTCTTTGTTTCAGTTCCTATGCTGTGTCTGTTCACTGTGTCTGTTCAATGCTTCTGACAAGAGCATGACAAGAAGTTCCTTGCCATTGCTTGAACAGTTAGGTTACGTCATTATATAAAAGTAGCAGCTAAGTGATGACCTTGCTGCAAAGCCAATTCTTTTGCCAAACAAAGGCATGTTAATCAAATGACTGTGGCTTTTACTCATTTTACTTGTAATAAACATGTTTCCGTTGCAAACATTGTCTTTTTTGTTCTTGTGAAGTGGTTTACTAGAAGTGAAACTTACTGTCAATGTGACTGCACCAGAATGCTACAAAAGGAACCTACACAAGTCCCTCAAAAATGCAAacgttaaagtaaaaaaaaatttgtttggCTCGGGAATCGAACCTGGGATCATTGCTTGATGGGGACAGTTGTTCTACCAAGAAGGTTAACCAAAAACTAGCAGAAGGCAGCACAAGTACAAGTTAACACGCACAAGAACTTCAAACAACAATATAACGCTGACTTTCATTCATTTGACACAGGCTAGTTCAGCTTATTTTTTCGTGTGAGTATTCAAAAGTCCTAAAAAGCAGCCATTGGATGGGTTCAAGCCAATTCCGCATGTTCTTCCGGGGTCAGATTAACAAAAGTCAACAATGGTGTTTACCAGATGAGTGA
This region of Dermacentor silvarum isolate Dsil-2018 chromosome 5, BIME_Dsil_1.4, whole genome shotgun sequence genomic DNA includes:
- the LOC119454025 gene encoding serine/arginine repetitive matrix protein 1-like, translating into MQRRENIASPAAATGHRLSNCRTPPDRQPTTPSPTAHDARRERLSRLDATRKALLLRQCVSGRARNALTPRYDLRRRVLETNLVRESKCQTAQQPGDPVLSAAPEPRQPTPPRSFRRWGYCDAAQARSRLECRARTPQRSPVSTERPQPSCWARPQLAAKLSPLNPTRCGAKSSPRKLGSPRNFAIVSAAAIKKRLRRSWSYREAIAGDAPADEQQDVQAPPKRLKTDSLDSPAEAAATNTRPVLSKRPCRVQHGKPFAIPTPPAITPSSTPRSILSSQPQQVARSAITSHTASPTAGRCVSCPGTLATPSARTPTAPHATWTLSPLCHNGQGGIITPTVSPYHQHLQVIKPLSPPVVSQGTQTSPKRLRRRSSLKRAFERLLSSGKENEANASQQSASKNAKAKVKRRPSLVESLLFRRSSNDNDTQSKPGRRSTDYAGASKNIVGSSPRRNKPRRAHSLQLKAPEFDPWG